In Amyelois transitella isolate CPQ chromosome W, ilAmyTran1.1, whole genome shotgun sequence, the genomic stretch GCCAAGCATTCCAGCCTGTTGCCTTCTGTCAGATCCCCGAAGATGGTTTTAGCCATTTCGAGGATTCTGTCTTCCAGCATTACTCTGGTGCACCACACCACAACCATCGGGTCTTTTGGAGGATTTGTGGCCCGAATGTGGCCCTCCTCTTCCGGCTGGTCTTTACAAATTCTATTAAGCCCTCGGTTGCGCAGTATGCCGCCATTGTGCGTCGAGGTCGTAAACTGCAGCCTTCGCTTCCTCTTCTTCACTCAACTTCACTTCGAGCGATTTTATGTTGCCGCGCTTGTAAGTCCGCAATATAGCACTGCAGATATCTTCATTGACTTTGCGCGTGGCCACCGTTATCGCTATGAACTCTCGTAGAGCGTTCTCCATGTGGGCCAGCTGATCGTTCGCCGGCTTCAGCCAGGGGGGGTCACAAGTCCCATGTCCGCTCTGGTTCGCTGGGTGGTCTGCGTAACCCCTTGGCCGGTCGTCGATGGGGTTGTGAATTTTTCCACTGCCGTTTCCTGTAGTACCGTTCTTCTGAGTTTGCTCATTTTCTCTCCCACTGGGCCTGCGATCGCCTGGACCATTCGGTTTAGGAACGAGGTGACCGTGGACTTCTTCCTATCTTCGTCCTGGTCGGTGACTATCCGCTTCGACTGGCGACTCTCCTCCTCGAGCGCTTGTTGCAGCCTCTCCGATCCACTGGAGTCCAGAGATTGACTCGGAAGTCCCCCGCGATTCGCAGCGGCCTCGCTTTCGCCCTGTCCgcgtctcaaaagaaaaccGAGATCTAGACCTCTGTTTTCGTAAAGCACTACCTCATGGTGTTGCGAGGTTGTAAGGGTACCCAGGTAGTTCCGGGTTTCGCCCGTGTGGTGAGACACTGCCATGACGTCCACGCTTAGAACTTTAGGAGTGTGAGTGTCTCCCGTTCTCCAGTTCCCTATGTCCTTCAGCACGCTGCATACCTTCTGGAAGGCTGTGGGGTTGTCGTCAGTGGCGAACGGTGCGATGGTTTTGTTCTTCCTCCGCACTATCCGACACCACTGACCCCCCACTGATACCGTTGGTAAGGCGTCGTAAGCTTTACGACGCATGGTGGTTTTGCTTGTACTTCCGTTCAATAGGAGACCGAGTCCCGGTGAGATATAGACGTTTGTCTTCGCCCTGTCGTTGCAGAAGGCCACTCCCACTCGTTCCGAGTTGTTGTTCATGAATATGGCAACTCCTCGGACTCTGAGCCTGGGCTTGCCGGCCTCGGCTAAGTGCAAGAGATTTGGCAATAGGTCTTCGCTGCCAAATGAGCACTGCTGCCCTAGTGTGTGTGTGGTGTGTGTTTGTGTCTGTGTGTTTGTGTTTGAGGAGGGTTGCGCCTCCGCAGCCGCCAGCAACCGCAGAACCCGCTTGTAAAAATCAACAACGTGATGGCATACCTCAAGGACGAAGAGATGGTCGAGCACATTAaggcacaaaataaaaagtaatttgaaaACTTGCCTGGCGACCATCAACACATCCGCTTGAGGTATTGAAAGCTAACGAGGAACTCGCTACAGTGCCATGCAGTACTCGAGGTAGGTTGCACCTCTTCTCCATGAGCGCATGCTAGAGGCGGGGACGGTCCACATAGCGATCCAAAGCAGAACCGTGGAAGACCAGTCCCCGCTAATACAGTGCGCCAAATGCCTTGGCTACGGACATCCCAAGGTACTCTGCCGGGAGTCGACGCAGTATTGCAATTACTGCGGCGGCGCCCGCTGGCAAGAGTGCAAAACAAGGTTGGAGTTAAGACCACCAAGGTGCAAGAACTGCAAAATCGCCAAGGCACAGAACGTCTTCCCGCCCATGGCGTTCAAGATAGCGTATTGCTAAGGGCAGCCACATGAACGGACCTGGCGCTCCCAAGGAAGAGACAGGGACGAAGCTGGGAATTGTACAAATCAATCTCCAGCGCTCCAAGATAGCCTCAGCCGAGCTACTCAAAGTAGCAGAGGAAAACGGAATCGCTATCGCTCTGGTGCAGGAACCATACACCGGATCCAGCGGCAGAGTGAAGCAGGACCCCGGCACTAGAGTAATCCAGTGGTCCTCGAACATCAGCAGCCTGAACCCGGTAAAAGCAGCGATATACGTATTCGGAGACCAGTTAAGGATCACACATGATCCACAGCTGGTATCCGAAACGGGGTCAGCAGCGGTACTGGAATCAGGCAGATTCAGGCTTGGAGTAGTCTCAGTATTCTTTGACGGGACAGCCGATATAGGTCCTTACATTGCGTGAACCAAGGCAGTATACGAATCGCTTAACACACCCAATGTTTTACTGGCGGGAGATGTAAACGCCTGGGGTCACTGGTGGGGCAGCGAATCCGAGAACGAGAGAGGGACGGAATACTGCGCTTTCATCAACGAAATGGACTACCTCATCCTCAACACCGGAAACACTCCAACCTTCGAAGTCTGGCGAAGAGACGTGCTATGCACCAGCGTAGTAGACGTGACAGCGTGCAGCTCTTCACTGCTGGGAAAGATCAGGAATTGGAAAGTCGACAGAGCGGTGATCACATCAGACCATAACGCCATCACGTGCACACTGGAGTTAGGAGTGCGGCTGCAACATGCGACAGCCCCTTCTACCAGAGTATACAACACCAAAAAGGCGAACTGGTCGGCGTTCGACGTGACACTCCTGACTTTGCTAGCGGAGAGGAACATCACACCCGCCAGAGTAGAAGAGGTAGTGTGTGGAGAGGTAATGGATATCCTGACAGATGCCTACACAACAGCAATTCGGGAAGCGTGCGAAAGCTCGATACCGAAGATAGGCAAAAAGCGCAAAGGTTCCCCCTTCCCTTGGTGGACAGAAGAGATTGAACAGCTCAAAAGGGATCTCGTTCGTAAGAAGAGGATCAAGAACGCAGCTCCCCACGGGAAGGATCACGTGCTGCAAGGGTACAATGAGGCAAAGGCGTTATACGCCAAGCAATCTACCAAGGCCCAAACTCGGAGTTGGAAGGAATTCTGTATAAAGCAGGAGAAAGAGAGCAGGTGGGACGGAGTCTACTGTGTCCTCAGGAAGACATCAGGTAGAAAAGAGGAACTACTGCTTAGGGGACCGGATGGAAAGACGTTGGATCCCAAGCAGTCAGCAGTGCTACTAGCCAACACTTTCTACCCTGACGACACGGTGGAAACCGACACCCCGCACCACGGAAAATTGTTCAAGAAACACCTCAAGAGAGGTTGGGAGAATTGAAAGAGGATGATCCGCCATTTACCGAAGCCGAACTGGAGGCCGTGCTGCAAGAGCAGAACCCCAAGAAGGCACCGGGACTGAACGGATTCACCTCGGACATCTGCGCCAGAGTGATCCGCTGCTCACGGGATGTGTTCATGGCGATAGCCAACAAGTGCTTAGCCATCTCCTACTTCCCTAAACAGTGGAAAATCGCACATGTAGTCATTCTTAACAAACCGGGCAAAGAAGATTACACCAGCCCGAAGTCCTATCGCCCTATAGGCCTGCTATCAGTGCTAGGGAAAATGTTAGAGAAGCTTTTTGTGAGAAGACTACAGTGGCACATACTCCCAACCCTCAATCCAAGGCAGTACGGTTTCTTGCCGCAACGCGGAACAGAGGACGCTCTCTATGACCTGCAGGCTTACTCTCGACTCACAATGTCAATATACAATGCCAATCTCAATGCAAGAAACGTCATTTGGCACTCTTGAATTTCACACTAGCGCCACATTGGGGCGAAATCGGGCGGATATTGAGTgaactaattaatattgagattGTGTTCTGGAACTTGGGAATTCGTTACTCTTGAAGCCATTTTGACAGCTCGACATTGCGTTGAACTTGTGTTattcttggatatttattgtGATAATCACAATAAGGAAATAGTAACTTTGTGAAAATTGCGTATACATTTTACTTGTAAAAAAGTGCATACAATGGCTCGTTTGGTGTTGCAAAGTGTAATTTTCGTGTATGTAAATTTGCGAAAAACGCGTAATTTGCGTAGGATTGCTCGGTACGCCGATAAAGCACTTGCTATGAGTGATGACGAATTTAAGCGAAATTATCGTGTCACCAAGGCATTGttccattatttatatcaagAACTAAAACCCTTGATGCAAgctcctaaaagaagaagtgatatcagtacaaaatacaaggtaattttgttttaaattatgtgaGTACTTTGTGTTAGTTTGTGATACAAATTTTGCAAAAGTACCTAATTGCTTAATTAATTGGGTTTGGTCTACAGATACTAGTAGCACTTTCATTCTATGCAACTGGCAGCTACCAACGCCTAGTAGGATGTTCACTAGGTACTCCCATGTCGCAGCAATCAGTATCTCGGGCATTGAGGGATGTGACAGCAGCATTGAATCACCCGACAATcctgcataaatacataaaatttcctCAAACTGTTCCAGAACGCAATGTTATTAAAAGAAGGTATGTAAATTGTGTTTAAGAcatgacaatttattttatttggcagATAAATGTGTGTTAATATATGTGTTTGTTGTaggttttatgaaaaatttcacAATCCTGGAGTAATAGGATGCATAGATGGAACCCATGTGGCAAAAGTACGTCCTGCTGAAAATGAAGAAAGATATTTTAACAGAAAACATTTCCATTCAAGAAATGTATTAATAGTATGTATCccttttatgaatgaatgaatttatttatttaagtaagtaacaaAAGACTCATAATATGTTAGTAGtgcttattattatgttagtacaaaaactatatatttaaattagccTTACGCATCACAGGGGCCACTCCTGTACCACTCCCCCCGCAGTGGCACACGAATGGTTTACGTATAGGCCTGTCTGCCGGCGATCATAGTCAGGACGCTGTTGCCGCTCCCCCGCATCCTGCGCACCAGGGACGCACATCTCTTCCGCATCGTTGCGTAAAAGCAATCCACTCGCGCTTCTGCGTACATCCCTGACGCGCTACAGAAGCATGGCAGCCCCAGTAGCACCCTGAACGCGTTGTTGTACTGAACACGAAGGGCGTTGTAAGCTTTTTGAGTATATCTAGCCCACAGACTACAAGTGTAGAAAGACGTGCAAAAAGCTCTGAAAAGAGCTATTTTCACTTCTCGTGAACATCATGCAAACCTGCGAGCCAGCATATTCGCTCTCACCGACAACGCCCTCCGTTCCCTCTTTATGTCACTGTCGTCCTTGAGGTCGGGAGTCAACACATGGCCTAAgtatttaaacatatacaCTCTCTGTAAAATGTTATCGTATAATCTAACAGGTGGTATGTTATCATATCGTTTACTCCCAGCCCCAAAGACCATTACTTGACTCTTTTTAACATTATAGAGCAAGCCGTGCGAGAGTGCCTACAATTcacattttttcaataaagtacGCAGACCACAGGCAGACGCACTGAGCAGCGCCATGTCATCCGCGTAGCTGATGTTGTTAACGCAGACACCATCTATACAACACCCGACACTGGCGCTGCTCAGCTCCTCTATCAATTCGTTCACATACAGATTAAAGAGCGTCGGAGATGATAGCCCCCCCTACCTCACGCCGCACTCCAATCTGTATGGCTGCGATAACGCCCCTCCCCATCTCACGCTGTCGACCTGGTTACCATaccagtattttaaaatatttaaaagttctGCAGGGAGGTTTTTAAGCTTATCCCATAGAATGTCGTAGGAAACCAGGTCAAAAGCCCTTGACAGATCTAGGAAGCACCCGAAAATGGGCGTATTGCGCTCGGTATAGTAAGtgatacacatacacatacacataatcacgtctatatcccttgcggggtagacagagccaacagtcctgagcggactgataggccacgttcagctatttggctttaagatagaattgagattcgaatagtgacaagttgctagcctatcgcctaaaaaaagaatctcaagtttgtaagcctatcccttagtcgccttttacgacatccatgggaaagagatggagtggtcctattcttttttgaattggtgccgggaaccacacggcactacggCTATGCTTTAGACACAATACAGTGCTTTCTGTTGACAATTTGAGTTTTAAACCGAACTGGTTGTCATGAAGCTTaacataattacttaattttgcaTTAAGCGCACTATCAAATACCTTAGATGTCACTGTTGCCAAAGAAATGGGCCTATAATTGTTTTTGTCAGCCAAATCGcctgttttgtttttcactATTGGCACGACTATCGTACGCATCATGTCAGCCGGCATATAGCTATGGCCTAAACAGAGGTTTAACAGCATAAATAATACTCCAAGCAAGTGTGGGCCTGCAAAATGTAGATGCTCAATACTGAGTCCGTCGTGGCCTGGAGATTTGCCTTTGTTCATATCCTGAATTGCGCTAGCTACGTCTTTCActgaaaactaatttttcttttcacgcCGGACTCAATATATAGCGTGGACTGTGATGACCCGAGCGGCGACTCAACAGTGAAGTGATCGACAAACATATTTGCAATACTCGTCGGCTCAGTTACGCCACCGATGCTCACGGGCAGACTCGGCTTACATTGCAACTTATTTGTGTGTTTCCAAAAAGAACGGAAATCATTTTTTGAGTGATAAGAGGCTAGCATATCCATCTTAATCTGGGTAGCATGGTTTTGACACCATTTTAAACGCGATCGAAATATTTTCCGACTTTCAACCATTTCGGTATACGCTACACCAGTTGCAGGGTTGCCCTGTAGAACCCAACATTGGAATTTCACCTTGGCCATCCCATGAGCTTC encodes the following:
- the LOC132904203 gene encoding putative nuclease HARBI1, with amino-acid sequence MARLVLQSVIFVYVNLRKTRNLRRIARYADKALAMSDDEFKRNYRVTKALFHYLYQELKPLMQAPKRRSDISTKYKILVALSFYATGSYQRLVGCSLGTPMSQQSVSRALRDVTAALNHPTILHKYIKFPQTVPERNVIKRRFYEKFHNPGVIGCIDGTHVAKVRPAENEERYFNRKHFHSRNVLISKPCESAYNSHFFNKVRRPQADALSSAMSSA